cactatggattttgtatcggggctacctttgtctccgaggaaaaaagatgctatttgggtgattgtagaccgattgacaaagtcagctcactttattccggtacgtatggattattctttagataaactagctgaattgtacatatctgagattgtcaggttacatggagtgcctgtctccattatatcagatagagattcccgatttacgtctcgtttctgggacaaattgcaagaagccttgggtactcagttgtatttcagcactgcatttcatcctcagacagatggtcaatctgagcgtgtaattcaagtattgaaagatatgctccgatgttgtatactagagtttgaaggtaattgggagaggtatctacctttgattgaatttgcttacaataacagttatcagtctagtattaaaatggctccgtatgaagctttatatggtagaaaatgtagaacaccgttatattggacagagctcagtgaaaggaagatacatggggttgatttgatctgggaaacagaaaaaaaagtaaaggttattcgagatagtctaaaagcagcttctgatcgtcaaaaatcatatgccgaccttaagcgaaaagagattaaattttaagtcggtgacaaggtatttctgaaagtgtctccttggaagaaagttcttcgattcggtcgaaagggtaaattgagtccaagatttatcgggccctatgaaatcatagaaaaaaTTGGACCAGTCgattatcgattggcattaccaccggaacttgatagaatccataatgtttttcatgtatctatgttacgacgatatcgatcaaatccttcacatgttatttctccgatgaagtagagattcaaccggatatgacttacggtgaagaaccggtcaagatattggcacggagacaaaagagcttagaaataaaagataaatttggtgaaagtattgtggcaaaagcacgggattgaggaagcaacatgggaaccggaggaggcaatgaggaaacaatacccaaacccctttactggtaagatttttgaggacgaaaatccttaaaagggggggagagttgtaatggcgtaaattcaatgttatcgaaCAAagggtttcgtaaccacaaatccgatttaaagagaaatttatttcaatatttttgcttgaaaatttatatgataggaaaattgtatgaaaatattgataggaaaattttatcaatttagtgattagttagaaaaagaaattattgaagaaattgggtaaaataaggtatcgggacctctatctcgtaaaaccgagttaaaaataattttataaatatttatgaaatgttattaatgtggtattaaaatttcgttaggaaattttaatgtttgggtagtcaattaaatgaaaaggactgaattgtaataggtgtaaaagttgctagagtgattaaatagcttattagtctaatgagaaaggatataaaaggcaattagacccaaaatttatttgggctggacggcaagggtatgaaatcagcagaaaattgataaattaagggtaaaattagaatattgcaaaattaactaaataaaactaggactaaataggaaatatctagatttctcttcatttatcttcaattccagcagctaaaaacgccataggagggttctaaaagctggtatttcataatttttgcaccaagtgagttaatccttgcctttttcttgtaatttttgtgtttctaagacttttacaactagatcctactattaaattcattagtttttgatttcatggatgaaatttaaagtcaccatggttgagtgctgtaagtttatgatgaaatagaatgaaattaaagctttaatttgtttatgagatgattttattaggcaatttcaatggaaattgatttttgggacctaattgtgaaaatgtttggaattaaagtctattgctgaaattctgattcctaaaggttgtaaactagtttaaggtgatagaataaaatgttaattgagaaaaatcagctcacttgagaggctaattgagtagggacgaaattatcatttattaaaagcttaggggaaaaatggtaatacatagcttgcactaaaacagtttggacagcagcagtagactaactttgaaaaatcaccaaaaattttagaaatcgaattagaagatgaaaaaaatatggaattaaagcttattgagtctagtttctcatagaagaaatattgtaagcaatggatttgtaaattttgagatataatgaattttgtgagacaagggcagaatgaattcgggttcccctgttctgactttgaaaaattataaaaaattgaataaaaataattagggacttaaatttatatgtctagaattttgaatgattctatttttaataaaaacaaacaagaacatcatttgaattctgtataaagagataatttatttttagtgaagaagggtcagaactgttagacaacagaacaggggtgactttgaagaataaactgtactgattggctaaaccaaaaattctgaaaattttatggtaaaaatatatatgagtctagtttcagggaaaattaacggatcttaatttggagttccgtagctcaagttataaataatttagtaattatgactcaagtagacagctttgaatgaactataaataatagttgaattatagagaatgttgcatatgaacatgaaatgtattaaattgataattaaatttatttatttagatccagaagattcaaatacgaagctagatcgaggaaaggaaaagttcgggattaatagattttttgtttacaaacaagtatcaaggtaagttcgtgtaacttgaattatattcttaaatgcttgagattgtatgttattgatgtgaatatgatttgagtgttcattgtatgaaaattaatgaaacattgatatatttgataaaatgggaagaaatccggttgaatgaaaggaaaattcgatggatctcgaaaaggaattgacggtaaaaggatctagccggacgggtgatcctatcttgatatagccctccgaagaatatgtgtaaaatagatttagcctgacgggtaatccgaattaaggtctgaatttagctttggactggtaattcggatccaagctcattagagtaattgtcgttgtagggatttagctcgaccggtaatcccgccgcaaggttgaggttcatgagtgtactctctgaaatggaaatgtgcacatgaatatgaattgacaaacctgaattgtacactaaaagtgtacctctgaaaatccatcgaaattcgataaattcaacggataaatatgaaaataataaggaatgaaaatcatggtattgatgagtacatcaatcatggtatatatatatattattgatacatggaaattattgtactaacttgaatgttgagtttgtgcatgttagggtaataatgcattgaatggatatatgaatgtttattatattgtattgaaaatattaggtaagtataattcttgttacatgagcttactaagcacaaagtgcttacccgcttccttttccctgttttgtagtgttaagagctcggaggtcggatttggtcggagacacatcacactatcaacctcaggatttcggtatataaagaaactttattttggaaatcaatggcatgtataagctaacaaagtaaatgttaacgtgaaatgaatgtaaagttagccattagtatggttaacaaacctggttatagatatgtgatgacgttatcttatataaatgcatgaatctatcatgaaaatatgttgaattgaaaaaaataataataataaaaaaattaattcgtaaactccggtaatgcctcgtaccctattccggcaatgaatacgggtaggggtattacaaaaaGTGAAATTAACccatttttaatgaaataaaatttgtGTAAAGGAACCAAATTAAATAAGTTAAGAAATATGAGAGACTTAATCACAATTTTACCAAAAGAGAGTAGTAATTCAATAATGCAAATTTGAAGAATCATGAAtggtaaaatgatcatttctCAATTTAGATAAATGTTAAGTGTAATAATTAAGATTGAATGGTGTAGAAATATTATTGGTTgaaatactttattattattattttattttaagatattTTATACTAATTAAAGATTAAGAAAAATTCTCTCCATCTTTCTTTCATCCTAACGTTACTACCTTCCATGGAGAAAACAACTtttgttttctttacaatttggtccttttcttgaaattgaaagaaaaatccTTGAAATTACACCAAAAGTTTTAGTAGAATCAAGCCTCCATCAATTTAGTAAACTTAGATTTCAAAAGGAAGATTGTATGTTCAccttggaggagagagaaaatcaaactAATGTTTgatatcaagagaataaggtatgAATATCAAAGTTTTATCATGTTTTCAAGTTTCATCTtgataaaaaattatagaaataatgtTAAAGTAAATATATTTCATGAAAAGTTTTATGTTCTAGACATGCTGAAGAAAAAGATGAAGGAAGTGGTTCTAGTTCTTGGATATTGTGCCCTGAGTGTTGTGTTTTTGTCTAAGTACATATGTAATTTTCTCaaacaaattggttaataaaattattcatgaattacattaatactatctatattgtcctcacatggtttttgcacgtaaagtaaaatggaagcaaatgttgctcactgattgtctaatgtttaactaatattaagtagTATTACGTGGTTAGGTTGTAACacaaaaagacaacttatattagtagatgaacctaaacatgtccttagtctaatcggaaatgagcaaactgattgaaagactaatatgtcgtctattaaGTTCAATTGAGGAGAAAttttgtcttgggcatcggagtGGATGACTCcttatagatgtgactgactggaaTGACAGTATATCGGAcatgacccaagtagaatagatcttgaatctatttatgaatttattcatttGTCACATTCATAGTGtcgcatacctaaatcctgaataGATGACGGGCTATGCATGCAtgactcatacactttgatgtaagtaaaagtttGAGTTCGAATAGACAGAGAACCAAAAGTTGGTGTGCTGGGTGTACGACTTCTACAATACGTAGTatcattcacaacagtggaattcatagcccgagaCATGAGTAAATGATGACCTCCCATGGGCATTACATGGTCGATAAAAAGTAAACGTGGTCACGGATtgttcgtctttgtgatgaatgacttaattactatttaatagtaattgacttttcatgaaggaagatgtaatggttaccatgagataaaatatgatcatattaggagaacaaatattatctcaaagagatcaaggatatcctataagggtaacacacttatgacaaggtcattggacgagcattgagtagatgctttcgtaatggtatgttgttaggaggagctcagtcatgatactatagtgaaatgactttgtgactaaatgagtttataattaaaagACGAAAATTCGGAacataattataaatcatttgagccctaattacatatgtgCAATCGGTCACTCCGCTAGCTTGTTGAAACCATAAATAAATTGTGTGTTgaataaaaaatgaacaaaatgaatagaaatagagAACTGGGAAATATTCAAAAATGATTATAGTTTTCTtcgaaatggagaaatggaatcatttgaaaATGAGAGTGGTTTTCTcaaaaatagaaatggaaataaaaacgaaaataagaaataattcatTTGCAAATGTACATGAATTACTTAGAAATGActagaagaatgagtttatgtttttgagtagTTTTAAAGCccgaaaatgaaaaataaaccaTGTGATCATAGTGAACaagttgagttgtgaaatattgaatatattttcttggaaattttactaggggtaaaatcgtcataattttaccaagggtaaaattgggatgaaaaattatttaatcgaaaaattaatgtttattttggaaaatagaaaaatatgcattgggttggattaaattataaaatgttgagttaaaatttcaaaaaaacacATATACTTGAGTCCAATACAATGAAAAACCCAAATCCCCATCATAATATATATGAGGGAAAATACACACTATTATCCCCCCTCTCTCTCCTTGTTGGACTAGGATGTCTTTCTATTTGAAATAGACCTCTACAATTCAACAAGGGGTTTACCTTCTCTTTCTAAATAAATGATATCGGTAAAGCTATTTACATAATTTGAAGATATTGTTACTCTGTcgaaaaataaagagaatatatatttttttaaaataacaattttGTCGGTTTCTATTTTGAAGAGAGAATTTTCGTTTTTaccccaaaaataaaaaaaaaaaagaaaaagaaaaaacttaTGTTTTGTGTTTTCTAGTTGATATATCATTacatatatgataatatgttggccgcattagattttgaaaatagCCTAACTTAACAAATTTAACAGTTATCggattaaaactttaaaattttaaaagatataaaaattaaatataattaaattaaattacatgAATTAACTTTGcaatttttgtaaaaatatggGTACCGAATTCAAACAGAATTTATAGTGATTATACCCAAAAAGAATATAATAGGGCACGTGCACGGAGTCTGAAGCAATGAAGCAACTAGAGCCACAAAACAGAAAGCCACAAGTGTGGTGAAGCGAGGGTGGAAAAGCTTCGGCCCTATATGCCTTCTTCTCTAAACACGTTGCATTATGATTGCCCAACACAATTTTATGGGTTAAAAATtactatgtttttatttattaatgaatTTTTAGCTATTAAGTGATGGGCTCTATAAATATTTGAATTTCATGGCACTcgtgaaaaatatttttaaatattattattattattattattattattattattatttgcaaAACTGAAAACAAAAAATAAGTAAAGTTGAAGAAGCTATAtgtggaaggaaaataaaggaaaGAGAACTATGTATGAAGTaggaattttttaatatattgaaatgcgtagctttaatttattttattaataaaaatatagttaaacaacatttataatttttagttttttatgtttttaaaactaaaagatttcttttttaaaatttcaccAACTTAATCGATGTTTTTTTTAACTCGCCTTTTTGACAAAACTCAATACCAGGTGAAGAATCATGGGAGGGATCGAGTATCAAACACTAGAGAGCATAAAATCTGAATCAAAATTTGATTCAGAACTCAAGTTTTAATAACAActctatgtttaattataataGTGAATTATGTTAGAAGCGAAGCAATTTAACTCCTATTTTTGTTTAATTGTTATTGTTCTGATGTTGAATGTTTTTCGCCCTCAGTTTTTTCATAAATGCAATGGGCCGATGGCAAAACATTACTACATTCGCAGCATTACACATTACAATCATAAGGGTAGAGCTTGTTACTTCAAGTGCCATTACTATATTATAGCAAAATTCTCATACATTTTTGCAATACGACACTGATACAGGACACAAACTCagaataaccaaaaaaaaaaaaaaaatcaagggagaaaaaagaaaaaaggataaTGAATAGGGCACTATATGAATGAGATTAGAAGCATTCTGGGGATGAAAATAGAGAGTATAGGTGAGCAGCAAGGCAATATTATTCAGTACTATGAATAAGCAGGCACTGAGACAGGCAGCAGAGCTGAACTTAAGATTGGGGCTTGTCCCACTTGAGGGGCTTCACAGCTTCCCAGGTGAAGTCTGGGTCGTCCCTTCCAAAGTGTCCGTAAGCAGCTGTCTTCAAGAACCGACTATTGCCACCTCTCTTGAGGTCCAGGTTGATGGTGATCATACCAGGCCTAAAGTCAAAGTTCTCCTTCACGATTTGGAGTATTTCCTTGTCCGGAATCTTTCCGGTTCCGTAACTGTCCACAAAGACAGATAAGGGCTCAGGCACACCAATAGCATAGGAGACTTGTACGATGCATCTGCGGGCAAGTCCATTTGCTACAATGCTCTTGGCAGCCTGCCTAACAATGTAAGCACCACTCCTGTCCACCTTGGTTGGGTCCTTTCCAGAGAAAGCACCACCACCGTGGGCTCCCCAGCCACCATAAGTGTCAATAATGATCTTACGTCCGGTGAGACCTGCATCACCGTGAGGACCACCAATTACAAAGCGGCCAGATGGGTTAAGGTGGAAGATTGTCTTCTCATCAAGGTACTTCTCAGGGATGACAGGCTTGATGACATGCTCCTTGAGGTCAGCAGCGATTTCATCGTTTGTAACAGTCTCATCATGTTGGGTGGAGATGAGGACAGTGTGCACACGAACTGGAACCATGGCACCATTGTCATTGTAGTACTCAACAGTGACCTGGGTTTTACCATCAGGCCTTAGCCAGGGGCAGGTGCCATTCTTCCTAACATCAGTAAGACGTGCACCGAGCTTAGTTGCAAGGACATGGCTAAGAGGCATGAATTCAGGGGTTTCATCAGTGGCATAACCAAACATATGACCCTGGTCACCGGCTCCAATCTCTTCTGGACGCTTTGTAAAGTGTCCGTGGACACCTTGGGCAATATCAGGGCTCTGCTGCTCAATGTTAACCAAGACCTTGCAATTGTCAGCATCAAGACCAACATCATCAGAAACAAATCCAATGGAGCGGCATGTATCACGAACAATCTTCTCATAGTCTACGTTGGCTTTGGTGGTAATCTCTCCAAAGACCATGACCATGTTAGTCTTGGTGCATGTTTCACAGGCAACCTTGCTGTCAGGGTCCTGGGCAAGGCAGGCATCGAGAACAGCATCAGAGACCTGGTCGCAAAGCTTGTCAGGGTGTCCCTCGTTTACGGACTCTGATGTGAATAGAAAGGTCTCCATTCTAGTTCTGCACATTGCAAAAACACCAAAAGGGATATTAATCCAAAATCTGAGCAATAACTTCATAAAAGGAATCTGAATTAGTAAGGCTAACAAATAGGAATATGCTGATGGGAAAAGACTAGAggataaaacaataaaataaaaagaatctcaATAACGACAGAAATTGTTCATGCTTTTCTAGAACGGTTCAACTGCAGGAGAATCAGGATAAACCACAATAACTTAAAGCTTTCTTGGAAGATCATGTTCTTTAGGAGGATGAGAACAAAAAGCACAGAAAAGCACAGATTACTTTGACGTCACAACAATGTAAGATCAGAATTCAGAATCTAGAATTTAGGGATCGTATACTTCTCCATATCATGGATCCGATTgcaatttgatatttttatattttcgaagtgatttctaattatctgaAACAAATCAGCAAATTATCCTTTCCGTTTGTCTTCAATTCTTTCCAAGATCCGAAAGCCGGATCTTTAGATCACAGCCTTTACAATTACGCAGTTGCAGGTAAAAAGTTTAAGTAGTTTTTAAGCCAGCAGACATGACGGACGCACACATCTAAATCAAAGTACAAAAAATCACATCagaatttacaaattttatactCAATTTGAAAGATCCAGTAGATCCTACTCAAAACTGAAATCCTTTTcaagttaaaaaattaaattcaatcaAAGTTTTATTAACCATCAATAATTACTTCACGTTCAGTTCAAAGCGTTTCCTCcaaacaaaattaacaattttcCAGTAAGATTCCATTAATAATCCATTAGTCAGACACTCAGAATCTCatatctttaaattttttatagcTAAAAACTCGAAAACAAACATAAATTCGTTCAGATCTGTAAGCATTTCAGTCAAATTTAACTCCGAACAAAGACGAACGCTCAGTTTCTTTTCGCTGCTACGAAGAACAAGGCGAAAATCTCCGAGCAAAAATGAAAGGAGCAAAgcaataaaatgaaaattataaggGCAGAATAGGCAACCTGGGACAAAGAAATCCGAGCGGATCTGAGTCTTTGGTTGCTAAGAGGGAGGAGAGAGTGTTGAGTAGACCAGACCTCTAGAGAAGCGGAACTCAACGGCACAACGAATTTAGGCCTGGGACGCGGCTATTTATAGAGAAAATGGGTGAGTTGGGGGTTGGAATCTGGTGGGTCTAATTACATCCCTCTACTTTTATGAAATTTGATAATTTATCCAGTATACtttaatttgttacaatttaaccCTCTTACTTTATAAAAAAGTGAAAAAACTGTGAATTTAATTCAATTCGGTAAATTTGTTAAACTTTATGCTTAAACTGATGACTTCAAATTCAACCATGATTGTCAGAACTAGATTGAATTGATCAATTAGATTAAAAATTGATGGTCTAATCAGTTCGATCAATATCATAAAATCAAAAGAGAATTGAACTAGTGCAAAACCAAGTGAACCGATGAAAAACTGGATAAAAAACTGGTTAAAGACCATTTGAATTgaatttaagttaattaaatatttaattttgttgttataatttataaatttttttttttacttttctttcatatttatgaatttttatattttttgaattttaactttATAATGATTCAACCATTGATTCAAACGATTGAATGGATAACCAAtagtctaattttttttttgtcatcaatCCAATTCTTACAACATTGAATTCAATAGTTCAACATTATGTACAGGGTGAACTTAAGTGACAGGAAGTTGGCTTGGCTCCTCCCAGAAAAATGAGAAACTATCTATTTAGtccattttaaataataaataaatttgttCTTTAGCCTCTAAAAATTTTAgtcctttaaaaatataaaattataaaattataaagtaataaattacaaaattatgttttaatctctcaaatttataattaaatttttactccttaaaaatatttttagatttgtCCCCACTAAAattaacaattcaacaatttatatataagaattattttttaaaatcaataatTCAAATTCATGTGTTTACCAATAATACCATATTCTAACAAATTAAAGTAAATATCGTAAAGTGAAGGATGAAATTCATAATTAGATCAATCTGGTGAAAGTAAAACCAGGATCTGACGGCTGAGATTAAAGTTTGAGAAGACAAAACTGTAGCGTTGGATGTCATAGT
This window of the Gossypium arboreum isolate Shixiya-1 chromosome 12, ASM2569848v2, whole genome shotgun sequence genome carries:
- the LOC108479327 gene encoding S-adenosylmethionine synthase 1-like, with amino-acid sequence METFLFTSESVNEGHPDKLCDQVSDAVLDACLAQDPDSKVACETCTKTNMVMVFGEITTKANVDYEKIVRDTCRSIGFVSDDVGLDADNCKVLVNIEQQSPDIAQGVHGHFTKRPEEIGAGDQGHMFGYATDETPEFMPLSHVLATKLGARLTDVRKNGTCPWLRPDGKTQVTVEYYNDNGAMVPVRVHTVLISTQHDETVTNDEIAADLKEHVIKPVIPEKYLDEKTIFHLNPSGRFVIGGPHGDAGLTGRKIIIDTYGGWGAHGGGAFSGKDPTKVDRSGAYIVRQAAKSIVANGLARRCIVQVSYAIGVPEPLSVFVDSYGTGKIPDKEILQIVKENFDFRPGMITINLDLKRGGNSRFLKTAAYGHFGRDDPDFTWEAVKPLKWDKPQS